A stretch of Cyanobacterium sp. HL-69 DNA encodes these proteins:
- a CDS encoding Fe-S oxidoreductases of moaA/nifB/pqqE family has translation MSFNTITKITPFAEKIKQPLLKDKITVLQINLGKKCNLACSHCHVEASPKRTEELTPEICEQLQQLISKFPQIKTIDLTGGAPELNYGFKPLVETARKYNKEIIVRSNLTIYFEQGFEDIPQCCADNKVRIVASLPCYLEDNVDKVRGKGVYDQSIRAIGWLNDLGYGTDEDLILDLVYNPPLPTTKNFSLTAEQSKLETAYKMFLQEHFEIKFNSLLTITNLPIGRTKFFLKKQGLIDDYLYFLESNFNPITVNSLMCRNELSIDYLGNVYDCDFNQMENLPAKIPNGDNLTVTKLLAMDSLDVIEKVQTASYCYGCTAGSGSSCGGALS, from the coding sequence ATGAGTTTTAATACGATAACTAAGATTACCCCTTTTGCTGAAAAAATAAAACAACCTTTACTAAAGGATAAAATCACAGTTTTACAAATAAATTTAGGTAAAAAATGTAACCTCGCTTGTAGTCATTGTCATGTAGAAGCTAGTCCTAAACGTACGGAAGAATTAACTCCAGAAATTTGTGAGCAATTACAACAGTTAATTTCTAAATTTCCTCAGATAAAAACCATTGACTTGACTGGGGGAGCCCCTGAATTAAATTATGGTTTTAAGCCTTTAGTAGAAACCGCCAGAAAATATAATAAGGAGATTATTGTTAGGTCAAATTTAACTATTTATTTTGAGCAAGGTTTTGAGGATATTCCCCAATGTTGTGCCGATAATAAGGTTAGGATTGTGGCTTCTTTACCTTGTTATCTCGAAGATAATGTGGATAAGGTTAGGGGGAAAGGGGTTTATGATCAATCCATCAGGGCGATTGGGTGGCTTAATGATTTGGGGTATGGAACAGATGAAGATTTAATTTTGGATTTGGTTTATAATCCTCCTTTACCTACTACTAAAAACTTTTCTTTAACGGCGGAACAATCTAAGTTAGAAACTGCTTATAAAATGTTCTTACAAGAACATTTTGAGATTAAATTTAATAGCTTATTAACTATTACTAATTTACCTATTGGTAGGACTAAATTTTTCTTGAAGAAACAAGGCTTAATTGATGATTATTTATATTTTTTAGAGTCCAACTTTAATCCCATTACAGTTAATAGTTTAATGTGTCGTAATGAATTATCTATTGACTATTTGGGTAATGTTTATGATTGTGACTTTAATCAGATGGAAAATTTACCTGCAAAGATACCTAATGGAGATAATTTGACTGTGACGAAGTTGTTGGCGATGGATAGTTTGGATGTAATAGAAAAGGTACAAACAGCATCTTATTGTTATGGTTGCACGGCGGGGAGTGGTTCTAGTTGTGGTGGTGCTTTGAGTTAA
- a CDS encoding Circadian input kinase A translates to MDKDDNYYFSFVSDVSQEILGLSPETITDNAQNLFNLIDSQQRNDLWQIIYLSRQYVRDLNYSFSIITPKGKQKYLKIHCIPSVVKSDYVVWNGVISDITIDKQREIALRENALFQKAVNSIMTKMRDSLNFEVICNTTCDEVRNILKCDRVSVYGFKEDWGGEFIAESKKDNLISLVEQNSLRTWDDS, encoded by the coding sequence ATGGATAAAGACGATAATTATTACTTTTCCTTTGTTAGTGATGTTAGTCAAGAAATATTAGGATTAAGCCCAGAAACAATTACGGATAATGCCCAAAATTTATTTAATCTAATAGACTCTCAACAACGGAATGATTTATGGCAAATTATTTACTTATCCCGTCAATATGTACGAGATTTAAACTATAGTTTTTCGATTATTACCCCCAAGGGTAAACAAAAATATCTCAAAATACATTGTATTCCTTCCGTAGTAAAATCCGATTATGTGGTGTGGAATGGGGTGATTTCGGATATTACCATTGATAAACAACGGGAAATTGCTCTGCGGGAAAATGCCTTGTTTCAAAAAGCGGTAAATTCCATTATGACTAAGATGCGAGATAGTCTTAATTTTGAGGTAATTTGTAATACTACCTGTGATGAAGTTAGAAACATTTTAAAGTGCGATCGAGTTTCTGTCTATGGTTTTAAAGAAGATTGGGGAGGGGAATTTATTGCAGAAAGTAAAAAAGATAATCTAATATCCTTAGTAGAGCAAAATAGTCTTCGTACATGGGATGACAGCTAG
- a CDS encoding ArsR family transcriptional regulator, with the protein MAIANSVPPEVLEQVAEYFNILSNPMRLQILNLLGEEEKCVQELVEITKTSQANVSKHLKIMLQGGIINRRPEGTSAYYYIEDSLIFELSHLVCNHLAEKMEKQALKFRNITLAQQKKN; encoded by the coding sequence ATGGCGATCGCAAATTCAGTTCCCCCAGAAGTCTTAGAACAAGTTGCAGAATATTTTAATATATTAAGTAATCCCATGCGTTTGCAGATACTAAACCTACTGGGAGAGGAAGAAAAATGTGTTCAAGAATTGGTGGAAATCACTAAAACCAGTCAAGCTAACGTTTCAAAACATTTAAAAATTATGCTTCAAGGGGGTATTATCAATCGTCGCCCCGAAGGCACATCAGCTTATTATTACATCGAAGATTCCCTTATTTTTGAACTGTCCCATCTTGTTTGTAACCACCTTGCCGAGAAAATGGAAAAACAAGCCCTCAAATTCCGTAATATTACCCTAGCTCAACAGAAAAAAAATTAA
- a CDS encoding Pentapeptide repeat family protein: MNLSIEKIFNKYSQGERDFSHINLIDAEIIKANLSGSNFSHGDLRQSRLGQTDFSQSNFSHANLSEAILWGTNFNQGNLKEARFRDADLSNAHFMESNLEGANFLKAIVSGVDFQRANLSNVMAIYADFRISSDYRTNLSNANLSNADLSYSLLSQALLYGANLNGAKLCRAHLGKRNYNHSNLVTDLSNASLQGADLSYADLTGAILVGANLRGADLTGAILDSAILTDAIMPHGEVFSD, from the coding sequence ATGAATTTATCCATAGAAAAAATTTTTAATAAATATAGTCAAGGAGAAAGAGATTTTTCCCACATCAATCTCATCGATGCAGAAATTATTAAGGCTAACCTTTCAGGAAGTAATTTTTCCCATGGTGATTTACGACAATCAAGACTAGGGCAAACAGACTTTAGCCAGAGTAACTTTAGCCATGCAAATTTGAGTGAAGCTATTTTGTGGGGGACAAATTTTAATCAGGGTAATTTAAAAGAAGCCCGTTTTCGGGATGCTGATTTGAGTAATGCCCATTTTATGGAAAGTAACCTAGAAGGGGCAAATTTTTTAAAAGCCATCGTTAGCGGCGTTGATTTTCAACGGGCAAATTTGAGTAATGTTATGGCTATATATGCGGATTTTCGCATTTCTTCTGATTATCGAACTAATTTAAGTAATGCAAATTTGAGTAATGCAGATTTAAGTTATAGTCTTTTATCCCAAGCCCTTTTATATGGTGCTAATTTGAACGGGGCAAAGTTATGTCGAGCGCACCTAGGCAAAAGAAATTATAACCACAGCAATTTAGTTACAGATTTGAGTAATGCCAGTTTACAAGGAGCAGACTTGAGTTATGCCGATTTGACAGGGGCTATTTTGGTGGGTGCAAATCTTCGAGGTGCTGATTTGACAGGGGCGATTTTAGATAGTGCAATCCTCACAGATGCTATTATGCCCCATGGCGAAGTTTTTTCGGATTAA
- a CDS encoding Phosphate regulon transcriptional regulatory protein PhoB (SphR) encodes MNNSENLGKEKSLILIVDDLKANLKLLTYILEAKGYQTSFAISGRDALERLTVLTPDLILLDLMMPDLNGLEVCQRVKSNPDYRDIPIIFLTASQEEHHLIEAFELGADDYVTKPFRKPELLRRVNTQITIRKQQQKILTLQKQLEDMKSAVCA; translated from the coding sequence ATGAATAATTCAGAAAACTTGGGTAAAGAAAAAAGTCTTATCTTAATTGTGGATGATTTGAAAGCAAATTTAAAGTTATTGACTTATATTTTAGAAGCAAAGGGTTATCAAACCAGTTTTGCCATCAGTGGTAGGGATGCCTTGGAAAGATTAACAGTTTTGACTCCTGATTTAATTCTGTTAGATTTAATGATGCCTGATTTGAATGGTTTGGAGGTTTGCCAGAGGGTGAAATCTAATCCTGATTATCGGGATATTCCCATTATATTTTTAACCGCTAGTCAAGAGGAACATCATTTGATTGAGGCTTTTGAGTTGGGGGCAGATGACTATGTGACAAAGCCTTTTCGGAAGCCTGAGTTGTTGCGTCGGGTGAATACCCAGATTACCATTAGAAAACAACAGCAGAAAATTTTGACTCTTCAAAAGCAGTTGGAGGATATGAAGTCGGCGGTTTGTGCCTAA
- a CDS encoding 2-methyl-6-phytyl-1,4-benzoquinone methyltransferase / 2-methyl-6-solanyl-1,4-benzoquinone methyltra yields the protein MGYFDALVERFSEDKELEKAFGKHIHWGYWENPSSADGSLEDFAVAANNLSRLVIDTAGIKDGYKILDAGCGFGGTISLLNDSFDNLQLRGVNIDGVQVKRASEMIQPRGNNDIEFIEANACNLPNFNSLFDVAIALECIFAFPSREKFFGGVKRNIKKDGQLIVVDFIINPTIIQTWTWFEKNILSRLITDTYGSKATNEVAFIDVKTYRKIAKKTGFTLDKVININKNVQPTYPAINKIIIDNFNDLLTAKGLEVFSLFNLISYQILVFKPTE from the coding sequence ATGGGTTATTTTGATGCTTTGGTTGAGCGTTTTTCCGAGGATAAGGAGTTAGAAAAGGCTTTTGGGAAACATATCCACTGGGGTTATTGGGAAAATCCTTCCTCGGCGGATGGTAGTTTGGAAGATTTTGCGGTGGCTGCAAATAATTTATCTCGGTTGGTGATTGACACTGCGGGGATTAAAGATGGATATAAAATTTTGGATGCTGGATGCGGTTTTGGAGGCACTATCAGTCTTTTGAATGATAGTTTTGATAATTTGCAGTTGCGAGGGGTAAATATTGATGGGGTGCAGGTGAAAAGGGCTTCGGAGATGATTCAGCCGAGGGGAAATAATGACATTGAGTTTATAGAAGCTAATGCTTGTAATTTACCTAATTTTAACTCTTTGTTTGACGTTGCGATCGCCCTTGAGTGTATTTTTGCCTTTCCGAGTCGAGAAAAATTCTTTGGGGGGGTAAAAAGAAACATCAAAAAGGATGGTCAATTAATTGTGGTGGACTTCATTATTAACCCCACTATTATTCAAACTTGGACTTGGTTTGAAAAAAATATCCTAAGTCGTTTAATTACTGATACCTATGGCTCAAAGGCAACCAATGAAGTCGCTTTTATTGATGTAAAAACCTATAGAAAAATTGCCAAAAAAACAGGATTTACCCTAGATAAAGTAATTAATATTAACAAAAACGTACAACCAACTTATCCAGCAATTAACAAAATTATCATTGATAATTTTAATGATCTGTTAACCGCAAAAGGATTAGAAGTTTTTAGTTTATTTAATCTAATTAGCTATCAAATATTAGTTTTTAAACCCACTGAATAG
- a CDS encoding Ethylene receptor, with protein sequence MTSPTMRVEKIEYNCQDLSTLGAELVFTQDREGNYISFLWQPDRQPLLSYEKLENNSSLDFLSPVPLEPYLERIRRVMTRRIPEHCQYVLSYKGNIFPFDLIISPVIKPDQEVEQVLVMGHHLQSEQLPLTSPSSLPPNPDPFQRVLTHIARNIRSTLDLDTIWNQTVDSIGESLQVSRCLLLLPSTQKDSVVAKAEYCVSPFTPLLGYTFAIDQYGCLQDALTSQKPCVYHDLNYDYFQCQSTLLVGTFYQKELNSILVLHQCDRPRHWNKGELELIQELAEQVGTAIAHATIYKKLEQASKEAKEASRLKSEFLASTSHELRTPLNGMLGFLQLVLDDMADDKEEEKEFITQAYNSALHLLNLINDILDIAKIEANKIEFKFEPISLNRICQEVAKFAQPQALKKNLNFNINLPPTYDPILIYSDDQRLLQILFNLVGNSLKFTHQGDISINAEIISKPIQFREQKLPGFVKITVEDTGIGVSLEKQDDLFDKFYQVDGSRTKAYGGTGLGLAISKKLIETMGGKISFYSMGEDLGSTVTLTVPLTQLPIIKE encoded by the coding sequence ATGACATCACCGACGATGAGAGTGGAGAAAATTGAATATAATTGTCAAGACTTATCGACATTGGGGGCTGAATTAGTATTTACTCAAGATAGAGAAGGCAACTATATTTCTTTTCTTTGGCAACCAGATAGACAGCCATTGCTCAGTTATGAAAAGCTAGAAAATAATTCTTCTCTCGATTTTTTATCTCCTGTGCCTCTTGAACCCTACTTAGAAAGGATAAGAAGGGTAATGACAAGACGTATCCCCGAACATTGTCAGTATGTGTTGAGTTATAAAGGCAATATATTTCCTTTTGATTTAATCATCAGTCCTGTTATTAAACCAGACCAAGAAGTAGAGCAGGTATTAGTGATGGGGCATCATCTACAGTCCGAACAACTACCTCTCACCTCTCCTTCCTCTTTACCTCCAAATCCAGACCCTTTCCAGCGAGTTTTGACCCATATTGCCCGAAATATTCGTAGTACCCTTGATTTAGATACTATATGGAATCAAACCGTTGATAGCATAGGGGAATCTCTCCAAGTTTCTCGTTGTTTGTTACTTTTGCCCTCTACCCAAAAAGATAGTGTGGTGGCAAAGGCAGAATATTGTGTTTCTCCCTTTACTCCTCTGCTCGGTTATACCTTTGCCATTGATCAATACGGTTGTTTACAGGATGCTCTAACTTCTCAAAAACCCTGTGTTTATCATGACCTCAATTATGATTATTTCCAGTGTCAATCAACCCTTCTGGTTGGTACCTTTTATCAAAAAGAATTAAATAGTATTTTAGTATTACATCAGTGCGATCGCCCTAGGCATTGGAACAAAGGAGAATTAGAATTAATTCAAGAATTAGCAGAACAAGTGGGAACAGCGATCGCCCATGCCACCATATACAAAAAATTAGAACAAGCCAGTAAAGAAGCCAAAGAAGCATCAAGACTAAAAAGTGAATTTTTAGCCAGTACCAGCCACGAACTAAGAACCCCCCTCAATGGTATGTTAGGATTTTTACAATTAGTCCTCGACGACATGGCCGACGACAAAGAAGAAGAAAAAGAATTTATTACCCAAGCCTACAACTCAGCCCTTCACCTGCTCAACCTCATCAACGACATCCTCGACATTGCCAAAATAGAAGCCAATAAAATTGAATTCAAATTTGAACCCATCTCTCTAAATAGAATATGTCAAGAAGTAGCCAAATTTGCTCAACCCCAAGCCCTCAAAAAAAACCTCAACTTCAACATAAACCTTCCCCCAACTTACGATCCCATCCTCATCTACTCCGATGACCAAAGACTACTACAAATTTTGTTTAACCTAGTGGGAAACTCTCTCAAATTTACCCACCAAGGAGACATATCCATCAACGCCGAAATCATTTCCAAACCCATCCAATTTCGAGAGCAAAAACTACCCGGATTCGTTAAAATTACCGTAGAAGATACAGGCATAGGCGTATCCCTCGAAAAGCAAGACGACCTATTTGATAAATTTTACCAAGTAGATGGATCCAGGACAAAAGCCTACGGAGGTACAGGATTAGGACTAGCCATCTCCAAAAAACTCATCGAAACCATGGGAGGGAAAATATCATTCTATAGCATGGGAGAAGACCTAGGCTCCACCGTAACCCTCACCGTACCCCTTACCCAACTACCCATCATCAAAGAATAA
- a CDS encoding Putative metal chaperone, involved in Zn homeostasis, GTPase of COG0523 family, with protein sequence MMVASTNNSNIPVTVLTGYLGAGKTTLLNRMLTHEHGKKVAVIVNEYGEVGIDNQLVIDADEEIFEMNNGCICCTVRGDLIRIIGNLMKRRHKFDHIVIETTGLADPAPVIQTFFVDEDMQDKLLLDAVVTVIDAKHIQQHWDAHEAEEQIAFADIILLNKTDLVSPEELEQLEAKIKGMNRIAKIYHTQNSAIAMDNILGVKAFDLKNALEIDPEFLGEEAHEHDDSVYSIAIVEDKPIDTNKLQEWIGEVLRTQGIDIFRMKGIINGQGMDERLVFQGVHMIFDGTIDRPWKPEEKRRSQLVFIGRNLDEEKLRKGFQGCIA encoded by the coding sequence ATGATGGTTGCGAGTACAAATAATTCTAATATTCCCGTCACAGTGTTAACGGGTTATCTGGGGGCTGGAAAAACTACTTTACTCAATCGTATGCTCACCCATGAGCATGGGAAAAAGGTGGCAGTAATTGTCAATGAATATGGAGAGGTGGGCATCGATAATCAGTTGGTGATTGATGCGGATGAGGAAATTTTTGAGATGAATAATGGTTGCATTTGTTGCACGGTGCGCGGAGATTTAATTCGTATCATCGGTAATTTGATGAAGCGTCGTCACAAGTTTGATCATATTGTCATTGAAACTACGGGTTTGGCGGATCCTGCTCCTGTGATACAAACGTTCTTTGTGGATGAGGATATGCAGGATAAGTTGTTACTGGATGCGGTGGTGACGGTAATTGATGCTAAACATATCCAACAACATTGGGATGCCCATGAGGCGGAGGAGCAAATTGCTTTTGCTGATATAATTTTGCTTAATAAAACTGATCTAGTTTCCCCCGAAGAGTTGGAGCAGTTGGAGGCTAAAATTAAGGGCATGAATAGGATTGCTAAAATTTATCATACCCAAAATAGTGCGATCGCCATGGATAATATTTTAGGGGTGAAGGCTTTTGATTTAAAAAACGCTCTGGAAATTGATCCCGAATTTTTGGGAGAGGAAGCCCACGAACATGATGATTCGGTTTATTCTATTGCCATTGTGGAAGATAAGCCCATTGACACCAACAAGTTGCAAGAGTGGATAGGGGAAGTTTTACGCACCCAAGGGATTGATATATTTCGCATGAAGGGTATTATAAATGGTCAGGGTATGGATGAGCGTTTAGTGTTTCAGGGGGTACATATGATTTTTGATGGTACGATTGATCGCCCTTGGAAGCCAGAGGAAAAACGCCGTAGTCAGTTGGTATTTATTGGGCGTAATCTTGATGAGGAAAAATTAAGAAAGGGTTTTCAAGGCTGTATTGCTTAG
- a CDS encoding Histone acetyltransferase HPA2-related acetyltransferase, giving the protein MTTYYYIAASEKFLTSDNENLHEVLDERHRFYKEQNREIDFWFIKQPAFLEAPELAQVKAKCPQPSAAVVSLDKEWITFLKLRLEYVLSGEFEAPSDSIPQPTASLVASN; this is encoded by the coding sequence ATGACAACTTATTATTACATTGCGGCTAGTGAAAAATTTTTAACCAGTGACAACGAAAACCTCCATGAAGTTTTAGACGAAAGACACAGATTTTATAAAGAACAAAATAGAGAGATTGACTTCTGGTTTATCAAACAACCTGCTTTCTTAGAAGCCCCTGAATTAGCACAGGTGAAAGCTAAATGTCCTCAACCCTCCGCTGCCGTGGTTTCTTTGGACAAAGAATGGATTACTTTTCTTAAATTACGTTTAGAGTATGTCCTTTCTGGAGAATTTGAAGCGCCTTCCGATTCTATTCCTCAGCCTACCGCTTCTTTGGTAGCTAGTAATTAG
- a CDS encoding ABC-type transport system ATPase component — protein sequence MSNLNPVSVENLTISYRQVEALRNINLTIAPGRVTGIIGPNGAGKSTLIKGMLGLISAQFGWVSWGDKSLAQQRDRVAYVPQRSQIDWTYPATVWDVVMMGRVKKTGWFRPFSRISRVKAQSCLERVGMGNLCDRPIGQLSGGQQQRVFLARSLAQEADIFFFDEPFVGVDQKTEAIIFDIFRELADENKIVMVVNHDLGESINNFDDLVLLNKSLIAFGAREQVLREENLSFAYGGGVSFYGHKAA from the coding sequence ATGAGTAACCTAAATCCTGTTTCGGTGGAAAATCTCACCATTAGTTATCGTCAAGTGGAAGCTCTACGAAATATCAATTTGACGATCGCTCCAGGCCGGGTGACAGGAATAATAGGGCCTAACGGAGCAGGAAAAAGCACCTTAATAAAGGGGATGTTGGGGTTAATTTCGGCCCAATTTGGTTGGGTGTCATGGGGGGATAAATCCTTGGCACAACAACGGGATAGGGTCGCCTATGTGCCTCAGAGAAGCCAAATTGATTGGACGTATCCTGCCACGGTGTGGGATGTGGTGATGATGGGCAGGGTAAAGAAAACGGGGTGGTTTCGTCCTTTTTCTCGTATTAGTCGGGTTAAGGCTCAAAGTTGTCTTGAGAGAGTGGGCATGGGGAATTTGTGCGATCGCCCCATCGGGCAGTTATCAGGGGGGCAACAACAAAGGGTATTTTTAGCCCGTTCTTTGGCGCAGGAAGCTGATATATTTTTCTTTGATGAGCCTTTTGTAGGAGTTGATCAAAAAACTGAGGCAATTATTTTTGATATTTTCCGTGAGTTGGCTGATGAAAATAAAATCGTGATGGTGGTTAACCATGATTTGGGGGAATCTATTAATAATTTCGACGATTTAGTTTTACTGAATAAAAGTTTAATCGCTTTTGGGGCAAGAGAGCAGGTATTACGAGAAGAAAATCTTTCTTTTGCTTACGGTGGTGGAGTTTCTTTTTATGGACATAAGGCAGCTTAA